One region of Schistocerca gregaria isolate iqSchGreg1 chromosome 7, iqSchGreg1.2, whole genome shotgun sequence genomic DNA includes:
- the LOC126282247 gene encoding uncharacterized protein LOC126282247 isoform X7 yields the protein MKVALVLLISGVLLVAYCTPLAAADDGDEVFEDDDETDSLADEDADDSGADEGLTVESRKAVKGAHARAGHAKHARAGSRHAASRAANRPHARSGAARKAAHSV from the exons ATGAAGGTAGCCCTCGTCCTGCTTATCTCTGGCGTGTTGCTAGTAGCGTACTGCACACCGCTGGCTGCTGCAGACGATGGAGACGAAGTGTTCGAAGATGACGACGAGACTGACAGCTTAGCAGACGAAGACGCTGACGACAGCGGTGCTGACGAAGGCCTAACTGTAGAGAGCAGGAAGGCAGTCAAAG GTGCTCACGCCCGAGCCGGACACGCGAAACACGCGCGTGCAGGCAGCCGACACGCTGCGAGCAGAGCTGCAAACAGGCCCCACGCCAGGTCAGGCGCCGCCCGCAAAGCCGCCCACAGCGTGTAG